The Quadrisphaera setariae nucleotide sequence GAAGCCGTTCACCGACGGCGGCTGGTACTGGTTCGACCTGCACGCCGGCTCCGACGACCTCGTGCTCGAGGAGGCGGCGTGGACCACGTCGCCCACGGCGCCGCTGACCCCCGAGCAGGCCGCGAAGAAGGGCAGCGTGGTGGTCACCATCACCACGCTCAACCGTCCCGACTACTGCTCGCGCCTGCTGCGCACCCTCGGCGAGGCCGTGCAGCCCGGCGGCGGGCTCGACGGGATCGTGGCCGAGGTCGTCTGCACCGACCAGGGCACCCAGCTGGTCTCCGACGACGTCGAGGCCTTCCCCGACGCGCAGCGCCTCCTGGGCGACAGGCTCACCGTCATCCGCCAGGCCAACCTCGGCGGCTCCGGCGGCTTCTCCCGCGGCATGTACGAGGGGCTGCAGCGCGGCCACGACTACGTGCTCCTGCTCGACGACGACGTCATGGTGGAGCCCGAGGGCATCGCCCGCGGCGCCGCCTTCGCCGACCTCGCCAAGACGCCCACGATCGTGGGCGGCCACATGTTCTCGATGTACCAGCGCACGCTGCTCAACGCGTGGGCCGAGGGCGTGCAGCGGTGGAAGTTCTGGTGGGGCCCCTCGGGCGCCTCCGAGCCCAACCACGACCTCGGCATGCAGAACCTCCGGTCCACGCCGTGGCTGCACCGCCGCTTCGACGTCGACTACAACGGCTGGTGGATGTGCCTCATCCCCACCTCCGTCATCCGCCAGCTGGGCCTGTCCCTGCCGATCTTCATCAAGTGGGACGACGCCGAGTACGGCCTGCGCGCGCAGGACGCCGGCATCCCCACCGCCTCCTTCCCGGGCATGGCCGTGTGGCACATCCCGTGGACCGACAAGGACGACGGCATCGACTGGCAGGCGTACTACCACGCGCGCAACCGCGTGGTCGCCGCGCTGCTGCACTCCCCGTACCCGCGCGGCGGCAACGTGGTGCGCGAGCTGCTCACCACCCAGCTCAAGCACCTGCTGTCGATGCAGTACTCCGCCGTCGAGCTGCGGCTCATGGCCCTGGAGGACGTCTTCGCCGGGCCGGCGGCCATGCACGGCGAGCTGCCCACCAAGCTGCCGCAGATCCGGGCGCTGCGCTCCGGCTACTCCGACGCCGTCTACAAGGCCGACGCCGCCGACTTCCCCGCGCGCAAGCGCAAGAAGCCGCCGCGCAAGGGCCGCGAGGCCGAGGTCCCGAAGGGACGGCTCGCGGTGCTCAAGACCGCGGCGCTCGGCATCGTCAAGCAGGGCCGCTCCGTCGACGCCCTGGCCCAGAGCAACCCCCAGGCCGCCGTCGCCCACCAGGACGCGCGCTGGTGGATGCTCAGCCAGTACGACTCGGCGCTCGTCTCCGCCGCCGACGGCACCGGCATGGCCTGGTACCGCCGCGACCGGGGTCGGTTCCTCGACCTCGTGCGCCGCAGCACGGCCCTGCACGAGCGGCTCGCCCGCGAGTGGCCCGAGCTGGCCGCCCAGTACCGCGCCGCGATGCCCGACCTGGTCTCCCCGGAGAGCTGGGAGAGGACCTTCCACGGCACGCCGGTCGCGGGTCAGGCGACACCGGTCACCGACCCCGCGAAGCGGTGAGCGCGCCGGCCCCGCTCGTCGACCAGCCCTGGACCGAACCGGGGAGGGGCGCCGGGCTGCTCGACGTCGTCCGGCGGCGGTACCTGCTGAAGCTGCTCGTCCGCAAGGAGCTGCGGGTCCGCTACCGCGGGTCGGTGCTCGGGCTGGCGTGGAGCTACGTCAAGCCGGGCGTGCAGTACGTCGTGTACTTCCTCGCGCTGGGGATCTTCCTGAACCTGCGCGGGTCCATCGAGGACTACCCGGTCTACCTGTTCTCGGGCCTGGTGGTGGTGAACTTCTTCACGGAGGCCTTCGGCAACGCCACCCGGGCGGTGGTGTGGAACGCCCCGCTGGTGAAGAAGATCTTCCTGCCGCGCGAGCTGTTCCCCGTGGCCAGCGTCTGGGTGGCCGGCGTGCACTTCGTGCCGCAGCTGGTGGTGCTGCTCGTGGGCGCTGTCATCTCCGGGTGGCGCCCGGAGGTGGGCCCCCTCGTCGGTGCCGTCCTCGCCACGCTGATCATCGCTGCGCTCGCCACCGGGCTGGGCCTGCTCTTCGGCTCGCTCAACGTGGTCTTCCGCGACATGGAGAACTTCGTCGACCTGTTCAACATGGTCGTCGTCTGGCTCTCGCCGGTGCTCTACCAGTTCAGCCAGGTCTCGAGGGCCGTCCCCGAGTGGGTGGCGACGCTGTACCAGCTCAACCCCATCACCGTGGCGGTGGAGCTGTACCACTACGCGTTCTGGTGGCCGGGCACGGAGAACACCCCCACGTCGGCGCTGCCCCCGGACCTCCTGGTCAACTCGCTGGTGGCCGTCGTCGTCGCCGCCGTCGTCC carries:
- a CDS encoding glycosyltransferase, translating into MSAATTSAMTTGAAAARGAAERVLQRVVLPLDGDQDVLPLYVDGQLMAAPKGDAAPNPNAVQATVAAPGTAPTTDQVLGRTRFSVPVGERASFATYFNAFPASYWRRFSVVSAVRLSVSTTGSGTVVVYRSNAKGNVQRVSSVVVEAAGGPTTTTFDLPLKPFTDGGWYWFDLHAGSDDLVLEEAAWTTSPTAPLTPEQAAKKGSVVVTITTLNRPDYCSRLLRTLGEAVQPGGGLDGIVAEVVCTDQGTQLVSDDVEAFPDAQRLLGDRLTVIRQANLGGSGGFSRGMYEGLQRGHDYVLLLDDDVMVEPEGIARGAAFADLAKTPTIVGGHMFSMYQRTLLNAWAEGVQRWKFWWGPSGASEPNHDLGMQNLRSTPWLHRRFDVDYNGWWMCLIPTSVIRQLGLSLPIFIKWDDAEYGLRAQDAGIPTASFPGMAVWHIPWTDKDDGIDWQAYYHARNRVVAALLHSPYPRGGNVVRELLTTQLKHLLSMQYSAVELRLMALEDVFAGPAAMHGELPTKLPQIRALRSGYSDAVYKADAADFPARKRKKPPRKGREAEVPKGRLAVLKTAALGIVKQGRSVDALAQSNPQAAVAHQDARWWMLSQYDSALVSAADGTGMAWYRRDRGRFLDLVRRSTALHERLAREWPELAAQYRAAMPDLVSPESWERTFHGTPVAGQATPVTDPAKR
- a CDS encoding ABC transporter permease, with amino-acid sequence MSAPAPLVDQPWTEPGRGAGLLDVVRRRYLLKLLVRKELRVRYRGSVLGLAWSYVKPGVQYVVYFLALGIFLNLRGSIEDYPVYLFSGLVVVNFFTEAFGNATRAVVWNAPLVKKIFLPRELFPVASVWVAGVHFVPQLVVLLVGAVISGWRPEVGPLVGAVLATLIIAALATGLGLLFGSLNVVFRDMENFVDLFNMVVVWLSPVLYQFSQVSRAVPEWVATLYQLNPITVAVELYHYAFWWPGTENTPTSALPPDLLVNSLVAVVVAAVVLVAGQLVFRRVEGRFAIDL